Part of the Ictalurus furcatus strain D&B chromosome 28, Billie_1.0, whole genome shotgun sequence genome is shown below.
TTTCCCCTTTTCAGGGGGGATGAGGCAGTTTTTAAAATGCCAGCAACTAAGAGGAAATTTAATAGATgggaaatggaagaaaaaaaatcagtgactacgtttacatggacaggaataatctaattattgaccttactctgagtaagataataatgtgattaaggtgtttacatgagtggcttttagaatactcctgttttacatgttttagagcataattagattaacagcccacgtcattacgtcacagcgccacgccgtctgaagtccctccagaatttcacgtatcaacatacagttcatcttcgttatttTACCGTGTacaattttgcatgtttttattaatttttttatgaacgctttaagtgcggttaattatttgtcatgctgtacgtgctaatagacgactccttgaagccgtgggctgagTCTCAAACGCATACTTTACGTTCAAAGAGCCTAGAGTGTGGTTAAAGTCTCAAAGTCTACAGATTGTGTACTGTTTCTTGAGGGAGCCTCTGATCAACAGAGCGTGTTTGGATTTATCTTGTGAAACATGGATTggacaaaaatgaataaatgcacacGTAATCACAATACAGGATCTCGTTGACATGGCTGGGTGGACATTGGATAATAGTCTAATATTAACCCAGAGACTAGGCATTCAGTCTATAGGGACAGTTGGACACTTATTGGAAATATGCTGAACTTTTTTAATTGAAGATGAAATGAGTCTTTTACACAACTGCTTAAAAGCACACTTCAGCCTAGATTCCGAGGATACTTTTCCAGGTCTAAATATCTCTCCAGATTTGCCGGATGTAGAAGTTAATTGTCCATTAGCAGTTTCAAGTGATTTAATTGACTGGACTTCAACATCAATCGGAGGCTAATCATTGTATTAAATATGTGTAAAGgagttaaagaaagaaagtctgATACATTTTAACACTCCTTGGAGGATTCATGTATGTGGAACTTCAAATTTTACACCAATGGAGCGTGCTCATGAAATACAAGTTTGTTGGAGGTCTGCAGTGTAGCATTTTGCCTGGTGTTATGGCCGTTAAtgatttttatctgttttagaTCATTCTGTACAagataaatgtgttttgttttgtgatcaaAGTCTTGTGAAAGACTGAGgcttttaatgaaatgtttaccatgcttgttttcatttttgactTTAAATATTGCAATAGAAACAAATGAAGGGCCGTTTGATAAACTTTCTATTGGGTCAGGCAAAAATTTAAGTAGGAAACAGAAAATCAATGTTGGAAATGACTGTAATTGAGTCAATGTGATCAAACGACTTTTGTTCCATAATggggaatcttttttttttttaatttgaaagCATATTGACGTTTGAAGAGAGATTGTGAAAGGTTGAAGACAATATTCTGTATTTTGCCGATGCAACAGGATGAAaagtatggtttttttttgtgctattaaACTGATGTTTTACTGGTAATAATAAAGGTATTTTAAAACTCTAGTTCTCTCAACATACTTCATTGACTCATTCTTATGAAAACATggattataaaaatgtatgtttgatCAAAGATCAAACAAAAGATCATTTTTGACAGCACTGGATAACATTTATGTTTCCAAAGCATGGCAcaattttgatcaaataaagAATTGTCGTTAATCCTGATCAGCAGCACGAAATCCTTGTGATTGTACTGTAATCACTTAATAACCCTAAATGTAACTCTTGTGTAATACTGAACAGTGCTGACACTtaaactgtttctctctcagagtACATTTGGTTCTCAATGGATCCTGTGTGGACGTGTCGGCAGATGAGTTTCTGCAACAAGGATGTAATGGAGATAGTATATATGGATGTAAAAAAGTGTGACTGGCGATTCCGTTTGATCCACAAGTACTGGGCCCAGTTCCTGGAGGAAAAGGCCTACCGCTGCAGCAAGTGCGGCGCCAGGAGTTTCCTGTTCGGAGAGGAAGTAGCCACAGATGACAATAACGAGCAACTCCAGGAGATCTACAAGGCAATACAGCATTATGAGGTCTTTCGTAGCCAAGGTCAGAGATTGAAATCTTGACTTCCATTCCAGGGCCTAACCCATACGAACATTTATCAAAGGCTTAAACCTTCAGATTGTTTACAGTGTTGGCCAATATCACATTCTATGGTCAGAATTGAAACAGACGTCAATAGTTTAACAAGAAAGATTCTCCATCAGTTTCTCAAACTCATAACTTCcattatataaacataataatgatttcattatttcagAATGAACAAGTGATTTAATGAAGTTGTTCAAAATAGCATCTCATTTATTAATGTGGTTTCCTGTAGAATATTTAAAGATTTTCACCAATACCGACCATTTTGTTGAACCGTATCAGCCACATCAGCCAATTTTATCAGCAAGCCAATTTTCCTATTGTGAACAAGTTAATTCTTATTCAGTACCGTTAGTAGCTGCGTTAGTAGTAGTGGCTTAGTGCCGTtctaaacatgcaaatatactgtagacacacacattcaagaaCTCTATGGAGGTCTGCTTATGTTTACAAATACTCTGAGAAAAGAGTGTAGAAATTGTAAAATAAGTGTTTTTCTATGTAGGCATTCACTCTCGAAATCAGGCGTGCCCAACTGAAGGAAATGGGTGAGGATACAGTGATTGCATTCATATagacaaaacatttattatagaGATGTGATCGTGATTCAGAGCTTATGTACAGATGCTGATAAATCTGATCGATGCATTGCTGTAATGTAACCTCACCATATACAGGGAGTAACACTGcttatgtgtatgtatgcagtAATGATACAGAGAACTTCCTGGCCAAGGTGAAGTCAGTACTGACGGAAGCGCGTGATAGGACGACTGCAGGCAGCTGCGAGTGTGCTCAGCTAATGGAGACAGTACTCATCCCTAGAATGAGACACTGGAGGCTTGCAGGAGACGTGCCCAGGACATTTCACTACCTGCTGGAGAGTGCAGCTGCCTGTGTATATCTTCAGAATGATGATGGGGTATGTGTGTAGTCTAACTGCTTATTTACCTGTATAACTGACCCAGTTGTGATCATTACACACGACTGTGAGAAAGTGCGTCTTGTTGCAGGCGTTGGAGTATTTGACTGAGACCAAGTCCATTCTGGAAAATTTAAAAGAAGGGAAGCCTGCATTTCCGTCAGCCTATCCTGAAAACGCGCAAATCGGTGAATTTCAGCCAGCATTTATGCATCGGCTCACAGGAGAGGTATGTAAAGACTCGGGTATCCAAGACTCAAAGGCTAATCCAAAGTGCAAATATAACTTGGCAAAGACAAACAGGTCTTCATTATGTCTTAATTTCTCCCAGATTCTGTTTAAAGCAGGGAAAATTCTAGAGGCAGAGGAGAGTTTTAAGAACGCCTTGAAGATCCTGAACTGCAAACTGCCTCGCAGTTCTGTTGCACAATCCTTTAAGCTCATATACGAGAAGCTGAAGAAACTCCATTACCGGTCCAAACAGTTCCAGATCCCAGAGTATGAGTCTATTCATGTTATCATTGCACAAGAAAGGAAGACTTGTACTTGGATTTGTATTCAGACCATTCGAGGAGTGTTTGACTTTTGTGGAAGCTTTATaagatgattgtgtgtgtaggAAAAGAAAGCTAGACCGTCTGCAGGAATGCATCAATTGTCTGTCTTTCCTGTGGAAAATCGATTGCATGCGTGGCCGGCTCAGGAGTGCATCGCTGGCCATCACCATGGAAATCAATCTTGCCATCCAGAGCACCGATCCGTTCAAGGTCAGTGTCAAAGTTAAATCGTAAAAAtagcgcacttatatagcgcttttatccaaagcgctttacactgtgtctcattcacccattcacacacacacacacacacacaccaatggtagtagagctgccatgcaaggcgctaacttgccatcgggagcaacttggggttcagtgtcttgcccaaggatacttcggcatgtggagtcatgtgggccaggaatcgaaccaccaaccctacgattagtggacaaccctctcAACCACcagagccacagccgccccaagtTCAACAGAATTAAGACATGCGGACATGAGTCTGATTTTAATTATGATTCCTCAGATTTATCACAGAAAAGGAAATCAGAGAAAGGTGAATTAGAGTAGAGAAAGAGTCTTATTAAAAGTGGGACCAATCATATTTAATGGAGGACatgttttttgtaatatttgctTTTAGTTAACTTCAGTCCCTTATTATACCTTTTAATGTATGAACCTagatttttaaacacagatCCCAGACAGCCATGATCTTTTCAAGATTTGTGCTTTCCTTCAGGTTTGTTAAAGTCCTGTGGACATTCATGACTAGATTGTGATGCCCATGACACGGACAAGAATAACAAGTCGTGTGATTGTGTATCTGCAGATCCTCTACTCCGCCATCGACTATCTCCAGTACAGTCAGTTTATAGGCGAGAAGAGCGAGTGCAAGCGTCTCGAAGCCTTCCTGTGCAGGACTTGTGCCGGCCTGTCAGACCACCCTGAGGGACGGAGGCTGATCAGCCACTTGACTCGAACCCTTGCCGTCGTTAAAATGTGCACAGGGGACCTGGAGCAGTCCATCGAGTGCAGTAAGTAGGCGTGTCCTTCTTAAAGGCTGAGTTTCCTAATGTGCATATGAAAGAACAAGACTAAGTTTGTGGTGGTATGCGTTCGACAGCTATTCGAGCTCAGCAGCTGGGTGAAGTCCAGAACAGACCCGGTTTGGACATGAGGACCACAGCTGCATTACATCTGCCTCTGCTCCTCACTGACAGGTGGGTATGGGTTGGTGTTGCTTCAGTTATTGCTTGAAACAATTATACCTGATGATGCAGaacatgtgactgtgtgtgtatgtctcaaTGTGTACAGATACAGCAAGAGTGTGCAGCAGATCCAGACTCTGAGCAGAGAAATGTCAAGCAGTATAGATAAGGGCTGGTTTTATGCTGCCTGCATGAACTTCTTGCTGTATGCTGGTATGCATCTGTCAGTCATGGGAAGATCCATGATTATTACTTCTGTTACACGTGAACCGCGATGGGCAAAAATACGTAATGgagcaaaataaaatctatatattacattttgtaataGAAAAATTAGATCAGTATTTTTCCATTCTACAATCTTCAAGTACGAATTTTAGAAATACTGTTTTgtaatttaaatacatatttcagACCCATGTATCAAAAGTACTGCCCATCCCTGTCCATGGTCAAATCTACTTTTAGCTGTTAGTTATGTTTATGGATAAACATTAAACCGACCTGAAAATAATGATCTGAAAAATGGTCCAACATGAACAGTTTTGTCCTTGTTCGGTTCAGGATTTGTATTCAGACCATTCGAGGAGTGTTTGGCTTTTGTGGAAGAATCTCGGTCAGATGCTAACCTAGAAGCTGATAAGAGTCTGATGCTGCATCTTTACTCTGCAGTGGCTCTGTGGTGAGAAGTTGCTCTCGGTCACATAGACTAACTTTACTATATGTGACTCTCAGTCATTTAAGAGCATTCAGGATTGGCGTAAGACCAAAATACTGtttctgtaagtgtgtgtgtatgtgtgtgtgtgtgtgttcaggtatgCACGGCTGGAAAACTGGGAGATGTTTGCAGTCTTCTTTGATAATGCGTATAAAGTGTACACTCGGATTCCAACCTCCATTGAGGCCATGAGTGGTGGGGTCATTCTCCTGGAGTGCAGTATCCTACTCTTCAGGAAAGAACTGACTGATTGGAACCATCAAAGAAGGATTACccttaaaaaatcacaaaaggttttttttaaaagctttaattcagatttttttaaatgagcagaACTGAAGCAAAAACAGATAATACACTTTTAATGTGAACCTGTATGGAGAGTTTTTTCCAAACTTGGTCCATATGTGATAAAGAACTACTGTGTATAAGTGTAATTTTTCACGTTATAGCTACCAcactacataaacataaacatttcccCAACTGCTATATTCATGATGTAACATGCTGTATTTTCTCACACAGCTCTTTACAGACTTCACACAACGTTTTGGAAAAAGTCACATCTTCGCCCCGCGTGTGTTGCACCTGAATGCTTACCTGCACCAGCTGACTGGAAGGGAAACACTAGCGCAGGACCTCTTCAAGGAAGCTCTGGTGCTGTGTGAGGAACAGGGCAACCTTTTAGAACAGAACTGGATCAGGCAGAGCCAGGTACACAAGCTCAAACATGAATATCCTCACGCTGTCCACCAACTTCCTTTTACCATTACCCAAGAAAAATGCCTGAAAACTGACTGTCATAGAGTCTTAGTGAATTTATATTCTTTAGTGAATTTGGTCTCCTCTCTCGTAGGTTGACTGCTCTGGTGCATGCAGCCACACTCCAGCAGAGTGGTCTACAGCTGTTCTGAGCATGCCCAGATGGGACAAAGCAGCAAAACTCCAGCCTGAGGAGCTGCTTAACTATCCCTTAACTATCTCTAACTAACTTCCACTTGAGAGGTTACACGGCGTTCCCATATTTTGTAAAAACTTGCAGGTAGTCAAATGTgacatgaaaatacaaattggACATAAAACAGTGAAACCGAACCCAAATCTGTGTCTGTCATTATGAAATATATGGCGTGATCTGCAACACGTTtaatcatgaaacactaaaagACAACCGGAATAACGTGCAAACAAAAGAGAaggatgtatgtatgtttagTTACCGTCTTACTGTGTGGCCACATCATCTGTCATCATGCAGCATCAACACATCACCATCACAGAAAAGTGTTTATACTCACCTGATCCTGCCCCCTGTGAAAGTAAATAATACAGTGTGAAGATTTTATGCATGAAGTCAAATGTGAATTGTTccatgtgaaaatgtgaaagtaactgttactCTGGTTAAAACACAGCTGATGTGTGTCttaataaaaaagaggaaaactAGACAACAATCAGtcatcacacacagtaaatctGCAGAATGTAGCATTGTGCTAATATACCGCTAGTTCCCCTTAAGGAACAGAAATATCTTGTGatttattggaaaatactatttTCTGATAAACGCATGTATTTACCAATATATAGTATGTCAGTATATGTGCACTTCCCCCTGTGTATTTTAAATCTACAGTTCAATATTTAGGAGTCACACCTTATGAAAATAACCCAAAAAGGTGAAATGGTTCTTGGATATTCGCACAAAAGACCCGTGTTTAATCCAGAGGAATCCTGGGAAATTTGGTGATTTTATTGCTGTATGATTTTGAATAAGATTCTGATGGAGTCTGGCAGTGGTGTCTGAAAatgctttttctctttctatttcATCCCTGGATTCAAATGTAATATATGTGATAAGTTTATAAAATATCAG
Proteins encoded:
- the LOC128603198 gene encoding adenylate cyclase type 10; this encodes MNFDIIHISQSGTSQSELYRVLSSEGIRAAEVKTGVLLYLSRKERWPLRCNHRSAELAACIHAAGGYVVHHTGDTILAEWVEENVQMSDTISHVLQCAFTTLKVEKLRTLSAGEFTKITIGDKFCAVIGPAVEEIRSIQARMQNGDTILCPEAWRQCDRQNLTVKNIENKEAVKVRCSTEQQSISVDDLHHYNTDIHMTKNPITYLITHKEREAFICHFMIQTAHNKIQANQQREAPNPGLPEIWPTTIMFVYLQFVLTQTDLRFGRQEVSETIAEQMFRCRGKICNVFFFEEGCMFVCAIGLPGDKRQDKTAQAVQAAFRIHETCHQQIDSVSSIAIGVATGRVKYKFEQSPLRECCRVYGEKVHEAALLSRNNPGIVSCDEPTQHYSLLPLSTFIPLKWSVFVLEPGLSSSEMDSRRLAFANKQTMLDEEWEVVKCASVIGHFNDNNFNFELLKITLPCMNEPELIIHLRSLFRAGVFKCASEPRNVSSTKTCYCENSCKEYIWFSMDPVWTCRQMSFCNKDVMEIVYMDVKKCDWRFRLIHKYWAQFLEEKAYRCSKCGARSFLFGEEVATDDNNEQLQEIYKAIQHYEVFRSQGIHSRNQACPTEGNGNDTENFLAKVKSVLTEARDRTTAGSCECAQLMETVLIPRMRHWRLAGDVPRTFHYLLESAAACVYLQNDDGALEYLTETKSILENLKEGKPAFPSAYPENAQIGEFQPAFMHRLTGEILFKAGKILEAEESFKNALKILNCKLPRSSVAQSFKLIYEKLKKLHYRSKQFQIPEKRKLDRLQECINCLSFLWKIDCMRGRLRSASLAITMEINLAIQSTDPFKILYSAIDYLQYSQFIGEKSECKRLEAFLCRTCAGLSDHPEGRRLISHLTRTLAVVKMCTGDLEQSIECTIRAQQLGEVQNRPGLDMRTTAALHLPLLLTDRYSKSVQQIQTLSREMSSSIDKGWFYAACMNFLLYAGFVFRPFEECLAFVEESRSDANLEADKSLMLHLYSAVALWYARLENWEMFAVFFDNAYKVYTRIPTSIEAMSGGVILLECSILLFRKELTDWNHQRRITLKKSQKLFTDFTQRFGKSHIFAPRVLHLNAYLHQLTGRETLAQDLFKEALVLCEEQGNLLEQNWIRQSQVDCSGACSHTPAEWSTAVLSMPRWDKAAKLQPEELLNYPLTISN